A genomic region of Luteibacter aegosomatissinici contains the following coding sequences:
- a CDS encoding XVIPCD domain-containing protein codes for MGSKEQFIADLYPAALKVSKETGLSVELTLAQAAGETGWGEKILPGTHNLFNIKADPSWHGPTKTFQVWEIEHGKKVWKDQEFRVYGSYEEAIADRAKFLKENPRYGKAGLFDQGTLGNLEKEADALKKAGYATDPDYATNMRAIYAGRTMRHGIELATGHAQEAGHAAPQAATSTSLKQGAHGDRVHNMQAELIALGYAKQLGSTVADGKFGQHTEDAVKAFQRDHHLKEDGIAGKNTLNAMHEAVKAESQKHQADAAHKAASLADPAHAGHPVFRDALAGVQKIDAEHNRASGPDSHQLAGAVAASAICTGMQRIDSVMLNDNATRVFAVQGELNSPFKQVASVDVLQGLQTPLAQSTQQVDQYLQQAPQAQHTQNPQQVQAPQPVQPGM; via the coding sequence ATGGGTAGCAAAGAGCAGTTCATAGCCGACCTTTACCCGGCGGCGCTTAAGGTAAGCAAGGAAACCGGCCTTTCCGTGGAGCTCACGCTCGCGCAGGCCGCCGGCGAAACCGGCTGGGGCGAGAAGATCCTCCCCGGCACGCACAACCTGTTCAACATCAAGGCCGACCCCAGCTGGCACGGGCCGACCAAGACCTTCCAAGTGTGGGAAATCGAGCACGGCAAGAAGGTCTGGAAAGACCAGGAGTTCCGCGTATACGGCTCCTATGAAGAAGCCATCGCTGACCGCGCGAAGTTTCTCAAGGAGAACCCGCGCTACGGCAAGGCTGGCCTGTTCGACCAGGGCACCCTCGGCAACCTCGAAAAGGAAGCTGATGCGCTGAAGAAAGCCGGTTACGCCACGGATCCCGACTACGCCACCAACATGCGCGCGATCTACGCCGGCCGCACCATGCGCCACGGCATCGAACTCGCCACAGGCCACGCACAGGAAGCCGGCCACGCCGCACCCCAGGCCGCCACGAGCACTTCGCTGAAGCAAGGCGCCCATGGCGATCGCGTGCACAACATGCAGGCCGAACTCATCGCCCTGGGATACGCCAAACAACTGGGCAGCACCGTCGCCGATGGCAAATTCGGCCAGCACACCGAGGACGCGGTGAAGGCCTTCCAGCGCGACCACCACCTCAAGGAAGACGGCATCGCGGGCAAGAACACCCTGAATGCCATGCATGAGGCCGTCAAGGCGGAATCGCAGAAGCACCAGGCCGATGCCGCCCACAAGGCCGCTTCCCTTGCCGATCCCGCGCACGCAGGGCACCCCGTGTTCCGCGATGCTCTGGCAGGTGTGCAGAAGATCGATGCCGAGCACAACCGCGCGTCGGGCCCCGACAGCCACCAGCTCGCCGGTGCCGTCGCGGCTTCAGCCATCTGCACGGGTATGCAGCGCATCGATAGCGTCATGCTCAATGACAACGCCACGCGCGTCTTCGCCGTGCAGGGTGAGCTCAACTCGCCCTTCAAGCAGGTCGCAAGCGTGGATGTGCTGCAAGGATTGCAGACGCCCCTGGCGCAGAGCACGCAGCAGGTCGACCAGTACCTGCAGCAAGCGCCCCAGGCACAACACACGCAGAACCCGCAGCAGGTGCAGGCTCCCCAGCCCGTCCAGCCCGGGATGTGA
- a CDS encoding DUF4189 domain-containing protein yields the protein MFSLARLPLFILLIVSCSTYAEGGCPPGQVPQQGNGWMACVPSGSASPSGSSSEFVGPSYEARWIALATDNAKALLGKSSESGTEDAAKGSAMSDCVTQGGTACHVVVTAKNGCVAMVVGDHRLATESAPTKKAAEDKATQSCVDNPDTNCSVYYSVCVAPILR from the coding sequence ATGTTTTCGCTGGCAAGGCTTCCTTTGTTCATTCTGCTGATTGTCAGCTGTAGCACGTACGCAGAGGGAGGCTGCCCGCCCGGACAGGTCCCACAGCAAGGGAACGGTTGGATGGCTTGCGTTCCATCTGGCAGTGCTTCACCAAGTGGATCGTCAAGTGAATTTGTCGGCCCTTCGTACGAGGCCCGCTGGATAGCCCTCGCAACCGACAACGCGAAGGCGCTTCTGGGTAAGTCGAGCGAAAGTGGGACTGAAGATGCAGCGAAGGGGAGCGCCATGTCCGACTGCGTGACCCAAGGTGGAACCGCTTGCCATGTTGTCGTAACTGCAAAGAATGGCTGCGTCGCAATGGTTGTTGGCGATCATCGACTAGCGACTGAATCGGCTCCCACAAAGAAAGCGGCCGAGGATAAGGCTACCCAATCGTGCGTCGACAACCCAGATACCAATTGTAGCGTCTACTATTCGGTTTGCGTCGCTCCCATCCTTCGATGA
- a CDS encoding DUF4189 domain-containing protein, whose protein sequence is MMKFLLVLILLACSSACWAEGGCPPGQYPQQGQGWRSCVPMPGQANGQQNEVPARWADRWQAIATDTTKAVLGTSKDLSSMSEAEGSAMTDCKSKGGTDCRIAISYANGCIAMSVGTTVLSTGYGISKSEAEKSAAAVCTSKGDSTCSVYYSECSYAQRLQ, encoded by the coding sequence ATGATGAAGTTTCTACTCGTCCTAATTCTATTAGCTTGCTCATCAGCGTGCTGGGCTGAGGGCGGATGTCCGCCTGGCCAATACCCACAGCAAGGGCAAGGTTGGAGAAGCTGTGTCCCAATGCCGGGGCAAGCGAACGGCCAGCAGAATGAAGTTCCCGCCCGGTGGGCCGACCGTTGGCAAGCAATTGCTACCGACACGACGAAAGCGGTTCTCGGTACATCGAAAGACTTATCGTCGATGAGCGAAGCGGAAGGTTCAGCGATGACCGACTGTAAGTCAAAGGGCGGAACTGACTGTCGAATCGCAATATCGTACGCGAATGGATGCATCGCGATGTCCGTCGGAACGACGGTCCTCTCCACGGGCTACGGGATCTCAAAATCCGAAGCAGAGAAATCGGCCGCGGCCGTTTGCACGAGCAAGGGTGATTCAACATGCTCCGTTTATTATTCCGAGTGTAGCTACGCCCAAAGACTGCAGTGA
- a CDS encoding DUF4189 domain-containing protein, translated as MNLRYAYIARGMALLIALLVSSATFAEGGCPPGQYPQQGQGWRTCVPIPGAQTDQAIQPPPPAYVSRWGAVASTSGTNAVFGIVSDEADRGAAEQAAVSECINRGGDNCKVNFVYANQCVAVIAIPNHPNLPFTGSTEENATKRGLDHCGTEGISGCEVYYSGCSQPQRIR; from the coding sequence ATGAATCTTCGATACGCTTACATAGCACGAGGAATGGCTCTTCTGATCGCACTTCTCGTTTCAAGTGCCACTTTCGCAGAAGGCGGCTGTCCTCCCGGTCAATATCCGCAGCAAGGACAGGGATGGAGGACATGCGTACCAATACCAGGTGCCCAGACCGACCAGGCGATTCAACCCCCGCCTCCCGCGTACGTCTCGCGGTGGGGCGCGGTTGCGTCGACGAGCGGTACGAACGCTGTCTTCGGCATTGTTTCCGATGAGGCGGATCGAGGGGCTGCCGAGCAGGCGGCAGTGTCTGAATGCATCAACCGTGGAGGGGATAATTGCAAGGTTAACTTCGTCTACGCAAATCAATGCGTCGCCGTGATCGCAATTCCAAACCACCCGAATCTACCATTCACCGGAAGCACAGAAGAGAATGCGACCAAACGGGGCCTCGATCATTGCGGCACCGAAGGAATATCCGGTTGCGAGGTCTATTATTCCGGCTGCAGCCAGCCGCAACGCATACGGTAG
- a CDS encoding type IV secretion system protein, which yields MQDVTAYIYYRLIYDFLSKKIETFGFDMMSRIAEWAAAFALILVTIWILVQGYRVLTGQMREPLMGLVLSMGRIAVIVGVATTMAFGGTDLKVFLTDTLDKQVHEFFTGKTDETTRDAIDKNLGWTQLALATISAVQVVPGDQESQDAKSRAELLAAFGTASPPMAAGAMLLLYQFAIALFIGLGPLFILCLIFDQTKDLFRRWLMYGLGTIFSMALLSVVASMVLDLMIAVNEAMWGAKIANKLLGTDAEGLSSLALQQGGIGLLLTTLIVSVPPMAAMFFQGTLGSALTYSVFSGTGGRPGPQGQPPGSYGSPPSPAATTTGPQMGSTAGQTYNSSTRMNGTTAPNRDVTKTTS from the coding sequence ATGCAGGACGTAACCGCGTATATCTACTATCGGCTCATATACGACTTCTTGAGCAAGAAAATCGAGACCTTTGGTTTCGATATGATGAGCCGCATCGCGGAATGGGCTGCTGCTTTCGCGCTCATCCTCGTCACTATCTGGATCCTCGTCCAGGGCTACCGTGTGCTCACCGGCCAGATGCGCGAGCCGCTCATGGGCCTTGTCCTGTCCATGGGTCGCATCGCGGTCATTGTTGGCGTCGCCACCACCATGGCTTTCGGTGGGACCGATCTCAAGGTGTTCCTGACCGACACCCTGGACAAACAGGTCCACGAGTTCTTTACGGGGAAGACCGACGAAACGACAAGGGACGCTATCGATAAGAACCTTGGCTGGACCCAGCTCGCACTCGCCACGATTAGTGCGGTGCAAGTTGTTCCAGGTGACCAGGAATCGCAGGACGCGAAATCCCGCGCGGAACTCCTGGCGGCTTTTGGTACGGCTAGCCCCCCCATGGCTGCGGGCGCCATGCTTCTCCTCTACCAATTCGCAATCGCCCTCTTCATCGGCCTTGGGCCACTGTTCATCCTGTGCCTGATATTTGATCAAACTAAGGATCTGTTCCGACGATGGCTGATGTATGGGCTGGGAACGATTTTCTCGATGGCGCTCCTCAGCGTCGTCGCGTCGATGGTGTTGGACCTGATGATTGCCGTAAACGAGGCGATGTGGGGTGCGAAGATCGCTAACAAGCTCCTGGGTACGGATGCCGAAGGCTTGAGTTCGCTGGCGCTGCAGCAAGGCGGCATCGGCCTATTGCTCACTACGCTTATCGTCTCCGTTCCACCGATGGCTGCAATGTTCTTCCAAGGTACGCTGGGGAGCGCCCTAACATACTCCGTATTTAGTGGTACCGGTGGCAGACCGGGCCCACAGGGGCAGCCACCCGGCTCTTATGGTTCTCCGCCATCGCCGGCTGCGACGACAACGGGGCCGCAGATGGGTTCTACCGCAGGGCAGACGTACAATTCGTCCACGCGCATGAACGGAACTACCGCTCCGAATCGCGATGTAACTAAAACGACTTCATAA